The Maylandia zebra isolate NMK-2024a linkage group LG7, Mzebra_GT3a, whole genome shotgun sequence genome contains a region encoding:
- the LOC143419545 gene encoding uncharacterized protein LOC143419545 isoform X3 — protein MRMFDKRVEALFRDLLLSPAEPLGKVIDYFYRVEFQHRGSPHIHCLLWVEGAPVFEEDDEQTVLDFINKYITAQLPDPHKQPELYKKVTEVQKHSKNHTKTCFRSLSSGCRFGFPKPPCNETMITRPSEDDALEVETAKNKLRPLNQLLNEPETASMSLEQLLERCKLTHAEYERYLNKMNMRSTIILKRDPKDSWINGYNPHLLEAWNSNIDISFVLDAFGAANYLMKYISKKEGGLSEYLKTVIENSHKDSVNECDEMRAVMQAYSKKREISAQECVARACGLHMKQCSRAVIFIPTDDNPVKMSRPLSVLDNTTPESSNVWMTSLNDKYKARPETPEYEEMCMADFAATCRIVYGQQKKGKDVLPLLNEMGFVQRRKNNKPAIIRFHRCSQEKHPEQYYGRLLKLYLPHRSDHELKTPSLPTYQAFYGAGCVQLPGTDHLEYVQHIVKRNREKYEKNSEEIESAVEEYEQNRGVTDEWCNLAPESDLVRLPLVEQERERDNENEQEDVPDYSRQADASTEVRAIREPPAIDPTLLRQMFQNLNKKQACIFYAVRDWCIKRVCALNPEQFFFYINGGAGTGKSHLIKCIYSEASKILSKVPRYADDVDISKPTVLLTAFTGTAAFNISGTTLHSLLKLPRSLKPPIQGLGNQLDEVRSELLNAEIIVIDEVSMVSRHLFAYVDARLKQIKGTRRPFGGMSVIAVGDFYQLPPVRQSKPLCVHDPSEIDLWREHFQMITLTEIMRQKDDVVFAEMLNRIRVKGKLDELCEADRNLLLQAITEPAHCPTDALHIFATNKEVDAHNSSTLALLHTHIIDIHADDYRKDPRTGRMALQDRPLKGGKNELPDTLKVAEGARVMLTRNIDIQNGLVNGAFGILLRVVYSENDQHIIKLGLKMDNETSGKNNRTPADDMVYIERAEENLKQKGVVRRQFPVKLAFACTIHKVQGMTTTSAVVSLKSIFEPGMAYVAVSRVTSLSGLYLLDMEEKKIFTNPEITAALENMRQANLDDMMPLLHVRQTLSRLKHQSVL, from the exons atgcgcatgtttgacaagagagttgaagcattattcagagatttactcttatctcctgcagagccacttggcaaagtcattgactacttttacagagttgagtttcagcacagaggaagcccacacatacactgcctcctgtgggtagaaggtgctcctgtgtttgaggaggatgatgagcaaactgttcttgattttataaacaaatacatcacagctcagctgcctgatccacataaacaacctgaactgtacaaaaaagtaacagaagtgcaaaaacacagtaagaaccacacaaagacgtgctttaggagtttaagctccgggtgccgttttggttttcccaaaccaccctgcaatgagacaatgatcacaagacccagtgaggatgatgcactggaagtagaaacggcaaagaacaagctcagaccactgaaccagctgctgaatgaacctgaaactgcttccatgagtttagagcagctcttggaaagatgcaagttgacacatgcagaatatgagagatacctgaataaaatgaacatgaggagtacgatcatactaaagcgtgatccaaaagactcttggataaacggctataatccacatctgcttgaagcctggaacagtaatatcgacataagctttgttttagatgcttttggtgctgcaaattatttaatgaaatatatatcaaaaaaagagggcgggctatctgagtacctgaaaactgtcattgagaactcccataaggacagtgtaaatgagtgcgatgaaatgagagccgtcatgcaggcatattcaaagaagcgagagatcagtgcacaggagtgtgttgctcgtgcatgtggtcttcacatgaagcaatgctcacgtgctgtaatattcattccaactgatgataatcctgtgaaaatgagtcgtcccctgtcagttctggacaacacaacacctgagtcttccaatgtttggatgacatctttgaatgacaaatacaaagccagacctgaaacaccagagtatgaggagatgtgcatggcagactttgctgctacttgcaggattgtctatggccaacagaaaaaaggtaaagatgttttgccccttctcaatgagatggggtttgtgcaaaggcgcaaaaacaataagcctgctatcatcagatttcaccgctgctcacaagaaaaacatccagagcaatattacggaagactgcttaaactgtaccttcctcatcgttcagaccacgaactgaaaacaccatcGTTGCCAACCTATCAGGCTTTCTATGGTGCTGGCTGTGTACAGCTACCAGGTACTGACCATCTTGAGTACGTGCAACACattgtcaaaagaaacagagaaaaatatgagaaaaacagtgaggagatcgagagcgctgttgaggaatatgagcagaacagaggtgtgactgacgaatggtgtaatctggcacctgaatcagatctcgtaaggttgccacttgtcgaacaagaaagagagcgagacaatgaaaatgaacaggaagatgtgcccgactacagccgtcaggctgatgcttcaacagaagtcagagccatcagggaaccccctgctattgatcccacattgttacgtcagatgtttcagaatctgaacaagaagcaagcctgcatattttatgcagttagagactggtgcattaaaagagtctgtgctctaaatccagagcagtttttcttttatattaatggtggtgctggaacaggaaaatcacatcttatcaaatgcatctactcagaagcatctaagatactgagcaaagtgcccagatatgcagacgacgttgacatatcaaaacccaccgtcctgttaactgctttcactgggactgcagcttttaacatttctggaacaacactgcattctcttctcaagctgcctagaagcttaaaacctcccattcagggacttggcaatcagctggatgaagtcagatcagaacttttgaatgctgaaataatcgtcattgacgaagtgtctatggtgtcaagacatctgtttgcatatgtagatgcaagactcaaacagatcaaagggactcggagaccctttggaggcatgtcagtcattgctgtcggagacttctatcagctacccccagtgcgacagtctaaacctctctgtgtgcacgacccgtctgagatcgacctgtggcgggagcattttcagatgatcactctgactgagattatgcgtcagaaagatgatgttgTCTTTGCTGAGATGCTGAACAGAATTCGTGTAAAAGGAAAGTTGGATGAGCTTTGCGAAGCAGATAGAAATTTGTTGTTACAGGCCATAACTGAACCAGCCCATTGTCCGACTGATGCattgcacatttttgcaactaataaagaagtggatgcacacaactcttcaacactggctctgctccacactcatatcattgacatccatgcagatgattatagaaaagatcctagaactggcagaatggcacttcaagacagaccattgaaaggaggtaaaaacgagttaccagacacactgaaagttgcagAAGGAGCTCGTGTCATGCTCACCAGAAACATTGACATACAAAATGGTTTGGTTAATGGAGCTTTTGGAATACTACTTAGAGTAGTTTACTCTGAAAATGACCAACACATCATCAAGCTTGGACTTAAAATGGATAATGAGACATCTGGAAAGAATAACCGCACACCAGCAGACGATATGGTGtacattgagagagcagaggagaatctgaagcagaaaggagtggtacgaagacagttcccagtgaagctggcctttgcatgtacaatacataaggtacagggtatgacaactacatcagctgttgtctctcttaagagcatttttgagcccggcatggcctacgtagctgtcagtagagtgacgtctctcagtggactgtatcttcttgatatggaggagaaaaaaatattcaccaacccagaaatcactgcagcgcttgagaacatgagacaagccaaccttgatgacatgatgcctcttctacacgtgaggcaaacactgagcag gttgaagcaccagtcagtgctctga
- the LOC143419545 gene encoding uncharacterized protein LOC143419545 isoform X2: MRMFDKRVEALFRDLLLSPAEPLGKVIDYFYRVEFQHRGSPHIHCLLWVEGAPVFEEDDEQTVLDFINKYITAQLPDPHKQPELYKKVTEVQKHSKNHTKTCFRSLSSGCRFGFPKPPCNETMITRPSEDDALEVETAKNKLRPLNQLLNEPETASMSLEQLLERCKLTHAEYERYLNKMNMRSTIILKRDPKDSWINGYNPHLLEAWNSNIDISFVLDAFGAANYLMKYISKKEGGLSEYLKTVIENSHKDSVNECDEMRAVMQAYSKKREISAQECVARACGLHMKQCSRAVIFIPTDDNPVKMSRPLSVLDNTTPESSNVWMTSLNDKYKARPETPEYEEMCMADFAATCRIVYGQQKKGKDVLPLLNEMGFVQRRKNNKPAIIRFHRCSQEKHPEQYYGRLLKLYLPHRSDHELKTPSLPTYQAFYGAGCVQLPGTDHLEYVQHIVKRNREKYEKNSEEIESAVEEYEQNRGVTDEWCNLAPESDLVRLPLVEQERERDNENEQEDVPDYSRQADASTEVRAIREPPAIDPTLLRQMFQNLNKKQACIFYAVRDWCIKRVCALNPEQFFFYINGGAGTGKSHLIKCIYSEASKILSKVPRYADDVDISKPTVLLTAFTGTAAFNISGTTLHSLLKLPRSLKPPIQGLGNQLDEVRSELLNAEIIVIDEVSMVSRHLFAYVDARLKQIKGTRRPFGGMSVIAVGDFYQLPPVRQSKPLCVHDPSEIDLWREHFQMITLTEIMRQKDDVVFAEMLNRIRVKGKLDELCEADRNLLLQAITEPAHCPTDALHIFATNKEVDAHNSSTLALLHTHIIDIHADDYRKDPRTGRMALQDRPLKGGKNELPDTLKVAEGARVMLTRNIDIQNGLVNGAFGILLRVVYSENDQHIIKLGLKMDNETSGKNNRTPADDMVYIERAEENLKQKGVVRRQFPVKLAFACTIHKVQGMTTTSAVVSLKSIFEPGMAYVAVSRVTSLSGLYLLDMEEKKIFTNPEITAALENMRQANLDDMMPLLHVRQTLSRSEVFTIVHHNTEGLPAHINDIKSHHELCLADVLCLTETHLRGSFVAESLHLENYNLFKRNRHLSYTNFPQMANRSGGGVAVYVKSDIQVHEKQYIHNVTDLEFLALKVEAPVSALIAVVYRPPDYTLRPFLKNLS; this comes from the exons atgcgcatgtttgacaagagagttgaagcattattcagagatttactcttatctcctgcagagccacttggcaaagtcattgactacttttacagagttgagtttcagcacagaggaagcccacacatacactgcctcctgtgggtagaaggtgctcctgtgtttgaggaggatgatgagcaaactgttcttgattttataaacaaatacatcacagctcagctgcctgatccacataaacaacctgaactgtacaaaaaagtaacagaagtgcaaaaacacagtaagaaccacacaaagacgtgctttaggagtttaagctccgggtgccgttttggttttcccaaaccaccctgcaatgagacaatgatcacaagacccagtgaggatgatgcactggaagtagaaacggcaaagaacaagctcagaccactgaaccagctgctgaatgaacctgaaactgcttccatgagtttagagcagctcttggaaagatgcaagttgacacatgcagaatatgagagatacctgaataaaatgaacatgaggagtacgatcatactaaagcgtgatccaaaagactcttggataaacggctataatccacatctgcttgaagcctggaacagtaatatcgacataagctttgttttagatgcttttggtgctgcaaattatttaatgaaatatatatcaaaaaaagagggcgggctatctgagtacctgaaaactgtcattgagaactcccataaggacagtgtaaatgagtgcgatgaaatgagagccgtcatgcaggcatattcaaagaagcgagagatcagtgcacaggagtgtgttgctcgtgcatgtggtcttcacatgaagcaatgctcacgtgctgtaatattcattccaactgatgataatcctgtgaaaatgagtcgtcccctgtcagttctggacaacacaacacctgagtcttccaatgtttggatgacatctttgaatgacaaatacaaagccagacctgaaacaccagagtatgaggagatgtgcatggcagactttgctgctacttgcaggattgtctatggccaacagaaaaaaggtaaagatgttttgccccttctcaatgagatggggtttgtgcaaaggcgcaaaaacaataagcctgctatcatcagatttcaccgctgctcacaagaaaaacatccagagcaatattacggaagactgcttaaactgtaccttcctcatcgttcagaccacgaactgaaaacaccatcGTTGCCAACCTATCAGGCTTTCTATGGTGCTGGCTGTGTACAGCTACCAGGTACTGACCATCTTGAGTACGTGCAACACattgtcaaaagaaacagagaaaaatatgagaaaaacagtgaggagatcgagagcgctgttgaggaatatgagcagaacagaggtgtgactgacgaatggtgtaatctggcacctgaatcagatctcgtaaggttgccacttgtcgaacaagaaagagagcgagacaatgaaaatgaacaggaagatgtgcccgactacagccgtcaggctgatgcttcaacagaagtcagagccatcagggaaccccctgctattgatcccacattgttacgtcagatgtttcagaatctgaacaagaagcaagcctgcatattttatgcagttagagactggtgcattaaaagagtctgtgctctaaatccagagcagtttttcttttatattaatggtggtgctggaacaggaaaatcacatcttatcaaatgcatctactcagaagcatctaagatactgagcaaagtgcccagatatgcagacgacgttgacatatcaaaacccaccgtcctgttaactgctttcactgggactgcagcttttaacatttctggaacaacactgcattctcttctcaagctgcctagaagcttaaaacctcccattcagggacttggcaatcagctggatgaagtcagatcagaacttttgaatgctgaaataatcgtcattgacgaagtgtctatggtgtcaagacatctgtttgcatatgtagatgcaagactcaaacagatcaaagggactcggagaccctttggaggcatgtcagtcattgctgtcggagacttctatcagctacccccagtgcgacagtctaaacctctctgtgtgcacgacccgtctgagatcgacctgtggcgggagcattttcagatgatcactctgactgagattatgcgtcagaaagatgatgttgTCTTTGCTGAGATGCTGAACAGAATTCGTGTAAAAGGAAAGTTGGATGAGCTTTGCGAAGCAGATAGAAATTTGTTGTTACAGGCCATAACTGAACCAGCCCATTGTCCGACTGATGCattgcacatttttgcaactaataaagaagtggatgcacacaactcttcaacactggctctgctccacactcatatcattgacatccatgcagatgattatagaaaagatcctagaactggcagaatggcacttcaagacagaccattgaaaggaggtaaaaacgagttaccagacacactgaaagttgcagAAGGAGCTCGTGTCATGCTCACCAGAAACATTGACATACAAAATGGTTTGGTTAATGGAGCTTTTGGAATACTACTTAGAGTAGTTTACTCTGAAAATGACCAACACATCATCAAGCTTGGACTTAAAATGGATAATGAGACATCTGGAAAGAATAACCGCACACCAGCAGACGATATGGTGtacattgagagagcagaggagaatctgaagcagaaaggagtggtacgaagacagttcccagtgaagctggcctttgcatgtacaatacataaggtacagggtatgacaactacatcagctgttgtctctcttaagagcatttttgagcccggcatggcctacgtagctgtcagtagagtgacgtctctcagtggactgtatcttcttgatatggaggagaaaaaaatattcaccaacccagaaatcactgcagcgcttgagaacatgagacaagccaaccttgatgacatgatgcctcttctacacgtgaggcaaacactgagcaggtcagaggttttcaccattgttcatcataatacagagggactgccagctcacattaatgacatcaaaagtcaccatgaattgtgtctagcagatgttttgtgcctaacagaaacacacctgcggggctcttttgtcgcagagagtctccacttggaaaattacaatttgttcaaacgcaacagacacctgtcctacacaaactttccccagatggcaaacagaagtggtggtggagttgctgtttatgtgaaaagtgacattcaagtgcatgaaaaacagtacatccataatgtaactgaccttgaatttctggctttaaaggttgaagcaccagtcagtgctctgattgcagttgtatacagacctccagactacactctgaggccattcctgaaaaacctg agctga
- the LOC143419545 gene encoding uncharacterized protein LOC143419545 isoform X1: MRMFDKRVEALFRDLLLSPAEPLGKVIDYFYRVEFQHRGSPHIHCLLWVEGAPVFEEDDEQTVLDFINKYITAQLPDPHKQPELYKKVTEVQKHSKNHTKTCFRSLSSGCRFGFPKPPCNETMITRPSEDDALEVETAKNKLRPLNQLLNEPETASMSLEQLLERCKLTHAEYERYLNKMNMRSTIILKRDPKDSWINGYNPHLLEAWNSNIDISFVLDAFGAANYLMKYISKKEGGLSEYLKTVIENSHKDSVNECDEMRAVMQAYSKKREISAQECVARACGLHMKQCSRAVIFIPTDDNPVKMSRPLSVLDNTTPESSNVWMTSLNDKYKARPETPEYEEMCMADFAATCRIVYGQQKKGKDVLPLLNEMGFVQRRKNNKPAIIRFHRCSQEKHPEQYYGRLLKLYLPHRSDHELKTPSLPTYQAFYGAGCVQLPGTDHLEYVQHIVKRNREKYEKNSEEIESAVEEYEQNRGVTDEWCNLAPESDLVRLPLVEQERERDNENEQEDVPDYSRQADASTEVRAIREPPAIDPTLLRQMFQNLNKKQACIFYAVRDWCIKRVCALNPEQFFFYINGGAGTGKSHLIKCIYSEASKILSKVPRYADDVDISKPTVLLTAFTGTAAFNISGTTLHSLLKLPRSLKPPIQGLGNQLDEVRSELLNAEIIVIDEVSMVSRHLFAYVDARLKQIKGTRRPFGGMSVIAVGDFYQLPPVRQSKPLCVHDPSEIDLWREHFQMITLTEIMRQKDDVVFAEMLNRIRVKGKLDELCEADRNLLLQAITEPAHCPTDALHIFATNKEVDAHNSSTLALLHTHIIDIHADDYRKDPRTGRMALQDRPLKGGKNELPDTLKVAEGARVMLTRNIDIQNGLVNGAFGILLRVVYSENDQHIIKLGLKMDNETSGKNNRTPADDMVYIERAEENLKQKGVVRRQFPVKLAFACTIHKVQGMTTTSAVVSLKSIFEPGMAYVAVSRVTSLSGLYLLDMEEKKIFTNPEITAALENMRQANLDDMMPLLHVRQTLSRSEVFTIVHHNTEGLPAHINDIKSHHELCLADVLCLTETHLRGSFVAESLHLENYNLFKRNRHLSYTNFPQMANRSGGGVAVYVKSDIQVHEKQYIHNVTDLEFLALKVEAPVSALIAVVYRPPDYTLRPFLKNLLRHSGLNRLHSFCDRASKTPSLKPLMIEGLHICSSTTTVGRNVAAGKHPWRSPSLSD, encoded by the exons atgcgcatgtttgacaagagagttgaagcattattcagagatttactcttatctcctgcagagccacttggcaaagtcattgactacttttacagagttgagtttcagcacagaggaagcccacacatacactgcctcctgtgggtagaaggtgctcctgtgtttgaggaggatgatgagcaaactgttcttgattttataaacaaatacatcacagctcagctgcctgatccacataaacaacctgaactgtacaaaaaagtaacagaagtgcaaaaacacagtaagaaccacacaaagacgtgctttaggagtttaagctccgggtgccgttttggttttcccaaaccaccctgcaatgagacaatgatcacaagacccagtgaggatgatgcactggaagtagaaacggcaaagaacaagctcagaccactgaaccagctgctgaatgaacctgaaactgcttccatgagtttagagcagctcttggaaagatgcaagttgacacatgcagaatatgagagatacctgaataaaatgaacatgaggagtacgatcatactaaagcgtgatccaaaagactcttggataaacggctataatccacatctgcttgaagcctggaacagtaatatcgacataagctttgttttagatgcttttggtgctgcaaattatttaatgaaatatatatcaaaaaaagagggcgggctatctgagtacctgaaaactgtcattgagaactcccataaggacagtgtaaatgagtgcgatgaaatgagagccgtcatgcaggcatattcaaagaagcgagagatcagtgcacaggagtgtgttgctcgtgcatgtggtcttcacatgaagcaatgctcacgtgctgtaatattcattccaactgatgataatcctgtgaaaatgagtcgtcccctgtcagttctggacaacacaacacctgagtcttccaatgtttggatgacatctttgaatgacaaatacaaagccagacctgaaacaccagagtatgaggagatgtgcatggcagactttgctgctacttgcaggattgtctatggccaacagaaaaaaggtaaagatgttttgccccttctcaatgagatggggtttgtgcaaaggcgcaaaaacaataagcctgctatcatcagatttcaccgctgctcacaagaaaaacatccagagcaatattacggaagactgcttaaactgtaccttcctcatcgttcagaccacgaactgaaaacaccatcGTTGCCAACCTATCAGGCTTTCTATGGTGCTGGCTGTGTACAGCTACCAGGTACTGACCATCTTGAGTACGTGCAACACattgtcaaaagaaacagagaaaaatatgagaaaaacagtgaggagatcgagagcgctgttgaggaatatgagcagaacagaggtgtgactgacgaatggtgtaatctggcacctgaatcagatctcgtaaggttgccacttgtcgaacaagaaagagagcgagacaatgaaaatgaacaggaagatgtgcccgactacagccgtcaggctgatgcttcaacagaagtcagagccatcagggaaccccctgctattgatcccacattgttacgtcagatgtttcagaatctgaacaagaagcaagcctgcatattttatgcagttagagactggtgcattaaaagagtctgtgctctaaatccagagcagtttttcttttatattaatggtggtgctggaacaggaaaatcacatcttatcaaatgcatctactcagaagcatctaagatactgagcaaagtgcccagatatgcagacgacgttgacatatcaaaacccaccgtcctgttaactgctttcactgggactgcagcttttaacatttctggaacaacactgcattctcttctcaagctgcctagaagcttaaaacctcccattcagggacttggcaatcagctggatgaagtcagatcagaacttttgaatgctgaaataatcgtcattgacgaagtgtctatggtgtcaagacatctgtttgcatatgtagatgcaagactcaaacagatcaaagggactcggagaccctttggaggcatgtcagtcattgctgtcggagacttctatcagctacccccagtgcgacagtctaaacctctctgtgtgcacgacccgtctgagatcgacctgtggcgggagcattttcagatgatcactctgactgagattatgcgtcagaaagatgatgttgTCTTTGCTGAGATGCTGAACAGAATTCGTGTAAAAGGAAAGTTGGATGAGCTTTGCGAAGCAGATAGAAATTTGTTGTTACAGGCCATAACTGAACCAGCCCATTGTCCGACTGATGCattgcacatttttgcaactaataaagaagtggatgcacacaactcttcaacactggctctgctccacactcatatcattgacatccatgcagatgattatagaaaagatcctagaactggcagaatggcacttcaagacagaccattgaaaggaggtaaaaacgagttaccagacacactgaaagttgcagAAGGAGCTCGTGTCATGCTCACCAGAAACATTGACATACAAAATGGTTTGGTTAATGGAGCTTTTGGAATACTACTTAGAGTAGTTTACTCTGAAAATGACCAACACATCATCAAGCTTGGACTTAAAATGGATAATGAGACATCTGGAAAGAATAACCGCACACCAGCAGACGATATGGTGtacattgagagagcagaggagaatctgaagcagaaaggagtggtacgaagacagttcccagtgaagctggcctttgcatgtacaatacataaggtacagggtatgacaactacatcagctgttgtctctcttaagagcatttttgagcccggcatggcctacgtagctgtcagtagagtgacgtctctcagtggactgtatcttcttgatatggaggagaaaaaaatattcaccaacccagaaatcactgcagcgcttgagaacatgagacaagccaaccttgatgacatgatgcctcttctacacgtgaggcaaacactgagcaggtcagaggttttcaccattgttcatcataatacagagggactgccagctcacattaatgacatcaaaagtcaccatgaattgtgtctagcagatgttttgtgcctaacagaaacacacctgcggggctcttttgtcgcagagagtctccacttggaaaattacaatttgttcaaacgcaacagacacctgtcctacacaaactttccccagatggcaaacagaagtggtggtggagttgctgtttatgtgaaaagtgacattcaagtgcatgaaaaacagtacatccataatgtaactgaccttgaatttctggctttaaaggttgaagcaccagtcagtgctctgattgcagttgtatacagacctccagactacactctgaggccattcctgaaaaacctg ctgagacactcaggactgaacagactgcacagtttctgtgaccgagcctccaaaacaccttctttgaaaccactcatgatagaagggcttcatatttgcagcagcactactacag ttggcaggaatgttgctgcaggaaaacatccctggagatcaccatcattgtcagactga